In Arthrobacter sp. StoSoilB5, one genomic interval encodes:
- a CDS encoding thiamine pyrophosphate-dependent dehydrogenase E1 component subunit alpha yields the protein MTAEPLSLLSQQGTYQPHESLALDPDSVDSQRLLRDMIMTRRVDTEAIALQRQGELGLWPSLLGQEAAQVGAAWALHPQDIVFPTYREHGVAWCRGVDPVNLLGLFRGTTMGGWDPTENNFNLYTLVIGAQTLHAVGYAMGIVRDGDVGTGDPERDRAVLVFLGDGALSEGETNEAFVWAAAQNLPVVFFCQNNQWAISAPYSVQSRVSVAQRAQGFGFEGVRVDGNDVLACLAATREAMASARSGNGPTLIEAFTYRRNPHTTSDDDGRYRSGAENDAWAALDPIERLKNYLKTSGTLDQAFLDGVAQEEEELAEKLRAGCRELPNPAPDQPFRNTYADMPKELESQMNEHLVFVEAGE from the coding sequence ATGACCGCCGAACCTCTATCTCTACTGTCTCAACAGGGAACGTATCAACCCCACGAGTCGCTTGCCCTGGATCCGGATTCCGTTGACTCGCAGCGTCTTTTGCGGGACATGATCATGACCCGCCGAGTGGATACAGAAGCCATTGCGCTGCAACGCCAGGGAGAGCTGGGGCTTTGGCCGTCCCTGCTTGGTCAGGAAGCAGCTCAGGTAGGAGCAGCTTGGGCCCTCCATCCACAGGACATCGTCTTCCCCACCTATCGCGAACATGGCGTTGCCTGGTGTCGCGGGGTGGATCCGGTGAACCTGCTAGGACTCTTTCGGGGCACGACCATGGGCGGTTGGGACCCAACAGAGAACAACTTCAACCTCTACACCCTCGTTATCGGGGCCCAGACTCTTCATGCAGTTGGATACGCCATGGGAATCGTTCGAGACGGCGACGTGGGCACAGGCGATCCGGAACGAGACCGGGCAGTGTTGGTCTTCTTGGGCGATGGTGCGCTCAGCGAGGGTGAAACCAATGAAGCCTTCGTCTGGGCCGCTGCACAGAACCTGCCCGTTGTCTTCTTCTGTCAAAACAACCAATGGGCCATATCCGCCCCCTACTCGGTTCAAAGCCGCGTGTCCGTGGCGCAGCGCGCCCAAGGGTTTGGGTTCGAAGGCGTCCGTGTAGACGGAAACGACGTCCTTGCCTGCCTTGCCGCAACCCGGGAGGCGATGGCTTCGGCCAGGTCGGGCAACGGTCCCACCCTCATCGAAGCCTTTACTTATCGCCGCAACCCCCACACGACGTCCGACGACGACGGACGCTACCGCTCCGGGGCTGAAAACGATGCTTGGGCCGCCTTGGATCCCATCGAACGCCTAAAGAACTATTTGAAGACCTCCGGCACATTGGACCAAGCCTTTCTCGACGGAGTCGCCCAGGAAGAGGAAGAACTTGCCGAAAAGCTGCGTGCAGGTTGCCGTGAACTTCCTAACCCGGCTCCAGACCAACCGTTCCGGAATACCTATGCCGACATGCCGAAAGAACTTGAGAGTCAAATGAACGAACACTTGGTTTTCGTGGAGGCTGGAGAATGA
- a CDS encoding alpha-ketoacid dehydrogenase subunit beta, with the protein MTTLPGTMPIAHALNAGLRAAMETDDKVMLIGEDIGQLGGVFRVTDGLQKGFGDLRVVDAPLGEAGIVGSAIGLAMAGYRPVCEIQFDGFVFPAMNQITTQLAKYRHRSDGRVSLPVVIRIPVGGGIGAIEHHSESPEAYFTHTAGLKVVMPSTPQEAYDMIREAIRSDDPTIFLEPKRSYWLKGQVNRASTPGPLDKAAVVRPGEDLTLVTYGALVPVALKVADVCAEEGRNIEVIDLRSLSPIDDATIIQSVERTGRLVVAHEASRTGGLGGEIASRVQDAAFHSLEAPVLRVTGYDTPYPASRLEEEWLPGLDRILDAVDRSFTY; encoded by the coding sequence ATGACGACTTTGCCGGGTACCATGCCTATCGCCCACGCCCTCAATGCTGGGCTCCGTGCCGCCATGGAGACCGACGACAAGGTCATGCTCATCGGCGAAGACATCGGCCAATTGGGCGGAGTATTCAGGGTCACCGACGGGCTCCAAAAAGGTTTTGGTGATCTTCGCGTAGTGGACGCGCCCCTTGGCGAAGCCGGCATCGTAGGAAGCGCGATAGGCCTGGCCATGGCTGGGTACCGGCCAGTGTGCGAAATTCAGTTCGACGGCTTCGTATTCCCCGCCATGAACCAGATCACGACTCAGCTGGCCAAGTACAGGCACCGCTCAGATGGCAGGGTCTCATTGCCGGTTGTGATCCGCATACCCGTAGGCGGCGGTATCGGCGCCATCGAACATCACTCGGAATCACCGGAGGCATACTTCACCCACACTGCCGGCTTGAAGGTAGTGATGCCGTCCACTCCACAGGAAGCATACGACATGATCCGGGAGGCGATCCGTAGCGACGATCCCACCATTTTCCTGGAACCCAAACGATCCTACTGGCTCAAAGGTCAGGTCAATCGGGCCAGCACACCAGGGCCTCTGGACAAAGCAGCAGTTGTCCGCCCTGGAGAAGACCTAACGCTAGTTACCTACGGGGCATTGGTGCCTGTGGCCCTCAAGGTCGCAGATGTCTGTGCAGAGGAGGGCCGCAATATCGAGGTCATCGATTTGAGGTCACTGTCTCCCATCGACGATGCGACGATCATCCAATCTGTGGAACGGACGGGCAGGCTGGTCGTGGCCCACGAAGCGTCACGTACTGGCGGCCTTGGCGGAGAGATCGCTTCGCGAGTTCAGGATGCCGCGTTCCACTCACTGGAAGCCCCGGTTCTCAGGGTCACCGGTTACGACACGCCCTATCCCGCCAGTCGCCTCGAAGAGGAATGGCTGCCGGGCCTGGACAGAATCCTCGATGCCGTAGACCGCAGCTTCACCTACTAA
- a CDS encoding dihydrolipoamide acetyltransferase family protein, translating into MTIKEFALPDVGEGLTEAEIVNWLVKCGDRVVVNQAIVEIETAKSLVELPCPYEGEVNELLVEQGQTVDVGRAIISIATASSEPDGEGVLPQARPETIEDPKLLVGYGAREVVGRRRRGRNTSHPATKAPAPEGTTATRPAAGASGRPKASPPVRKLAKDLGVDLYAVKATGDNGVCTREDVLKARPTAETTTVSSADSETDTTEDIRIPIKGVRKRTAAAMVQSAFTAPHVTEFVAVDITRTLELKDQLIRRREFAGVKLTPLTFVAKAFLHALRSTPEANASWDESAQEIVQFGRVNLGIAAATPRGLIVPNIKNAQELGLSRLAAAIADLATTARLGKTEPQAMANGTVTITNIGVFGIDSGTPILNPGEAAILAVGTVRRTPWVVEDDRGERIEPRSILQLALSFDHRIMDGQQGSQLLADTAALLREPGLALV; encoded by the coding sequence ATGACCATCAAGGAATTCGCCCTGCCGGACGTCGGAGAAGGGCTCACCGAAGCAGAAATAGTAAATTGGCTGGTGAAATGCGGTGACAGAGTGGTTGTCAACCAGGCAATTGTCGAGATTGAAACGGCGAAGTCATTGGTGGAGCTCCCATGCCCTTACGAAGGAGAAGTCAATGAGCTCCTCGTAGAGCAGGGTCAAACCGTTGACGTTGGGCGAGCGATCATCAGCATCGCTACAGCCTCATCCGAGCCAGATGGCGAAGGCGTTCTTCCGCAGGCACGGCCGGAAACAATCGAAGACCCCAAACTGCTGGTTGGATACGGGGCGCGCGAGGTTGTCGGCCGTCGTCGTCGCGGACGCAACACCAGCCATCCAGCCACAAAGGCCCCGGCGCCGGAGGGCACTACCGCAACCCGACCCGCTGCGGGCGCAAGCGGACGCCCCAAAGCCAGCCCACCGGTGAGGAAGCTTGCCAAGGATCTCGGCGTGGATCTGTATGCCGTCAAGGCAACCGGAGATAACGGAGTCTGCACACGTGAAGACGTTCTCAAAGCCCGGCCGACCGCTGAAACCACAACCGTCTCATCCGCCGATTCTGAAACGGATACCACCGAAGACATTCGCATTCCGATTAAGGGTGTCCGGAAGCGCACGGCCGCAGCTATGGTTCAGTCGGCGTTCACGGCCCCTCACGTGACAGAGTTCGTTGCTGTAGACATCACCCGAACCCTCGAATTGAAAGACCAGCTGATCCGCCGCCGTGAGTTCGCAGGCGTGAAGCTCACACCGCTGACATTTGTTGCCAAGGCATTCCTCCACGCATTGCGAAGCACTCCGGAAGCAAACGCATCGTGGGATGAGTCGGCGCAGGAGATTGTCCAGTTCGGCCGGGTAAATTTGGGCATCGCAGCAGCCACGCCACGCGGATTGATAGTTCCTAACATCAAGAATGCCCAGGAACTGGGCCTGTCTCGGCTTGCGGCTGCTATCGCAGATCTGGCTACGACCGCCCGTCTCGGAAAAACAGAACCTCAAGCGATGGCCAACGGTACGGTGACGATCACCAATATCGGCGTCTTCGGCATAGATTCAGGCACCCCCATTTTGAACCCCGGGGAAGCCGCGATTCTGGCCGTAGGAACTGTCCGCCGCACACCTTGGGTCGTTGAAGATGATCGTGGAGAACGGATTGAGCCACGTTCTATCCTCCAATTGGCCCTTTCGTTCGACCACCGCATCATGGACGGCCAGCAGGGCTCTCAATTGCTCGCCGACACCGCAGCCTTGTTGCGGGAGCCAGGCCTCGCGCTCGTTTAG
- a CDS encoding acyl-CoA dehydrogenase family protein, whose protein sequence is MTVLNEAVQPAFAAHVGPGDTPPYPEADLLFLSDLLTEEDYGRYAEARNFLQREVRPIAVDYWNRAEFPFALLPAIAAQNLTGMSNRGHLLAGLIQMEFARADTSVSTFFGVHDELFTTAIQDLGSEEHRRTILPELLSLKKIGAFALTEPLHGSDISREIQTTATLSGGQWVLNGHKRWIGNATFADYVLVWARDTADCQIKGFIVEKGTPGFHTETINNKTAVRIIQNANITLNDVHIPYENWLPGTASFQDANSLLLHSRVWVSWQAVGQQFAAFDVARAYAMQRTQFGKPIASFQLIQEQLSRMLGNATMSLSLMIQLARLRESGRLSMDHAALAKSSCTANMRNAVALGRSIVGGNGITTDFEMAKIFADAEAIYSYEGSYEINALLVGRAVTGISAFV, encoded by the coding sequence ATGACCGTGCTCAATGAGGCGGTGCAGCCTGCATTCGCGGCACATGTTGGACCAGGAGATACGCCCCCGTACCCGGAAGCAGATCTGCTGTTCCTTTCGGATCTTTTGACTGAAGAGGACTACGGGCGGTATGCCGAGGCACGCAACTTCCTTCAACGTGAAGTCCGGCCCATCGCGGTGGACTATTGGAACCGGGCTGAATTTCCTTTCGCGCTGCTCCCGGCGATTGCTGCACAAAATCTGACCGGGATGAGCAACCGCGGGCATTTGTTGGCCGGCTTGATCCAAATGGAGTTTGCCCGGGCGGATACCTCCGTCTCGACGTTCTTCGGTGTTCATGACGAACTCTTCACTACGGCGATCCAGGATCTTGGGTCGGAGGAGCATCGTCGGACGATCCTGCCCGAACTCCTGTCACTCAAAAAGATTGGCGCCTTTGCCCTGACTGAACCTCTTCATGGCTCGGACATCTCTCGTGAGATACAAACGACTGCGACTCTTTCAGGCGGCCAATGGGTCCTCAATGGACATAAGCGATGGATCGGTAACGCCACCTTTGCTGACTACGTGTTGGTGTGGGCGCGTGACACAGCTGACTGTCAAATCAAAGGTTTCATTGTGGAGAAGGGAACACCAGGGTTCCACACGGAGACGATCAACAACAAGACTGCAGTCAGAATCATCCAGAATGCCAACATCACGCTGAACGACGTCCACATTCCCTACGAAAACTGGCTTCCCGGAACGGCATCATTTCAGGATGCGAACTCCCTGCTTCTCCACTCAAGGGTTTGGGTAAGTTGGCAAGCCGTCGGTCAACAGTTTGCGGCCTTTGACGTTGCCCGCGCCTACGCGATGCAAAGGACGCAATTCGGCAAGCCCATCGCATCATTCCAACTCATTCAGGAGCAATTGTCCCGCATGCTGGGCAATGCGACAATGTCGCTTTCCTTGATGATCCAACTCGCTCGTCTCCGCGAATCAGGTCGCCTATCGATGGACCATGCTGCGCTGGCGAAATCCAGCTGCACAGCGAATATGCGTAATGCCGTGGCGCTCGGGCGCTCAATCGTGGGCGGTAACGGCATCACCACCGACTTCGAGATGGCGAAGATTTTCGCCGATGCGGAAGCAATCTACTCGTACGAAGGAAGTTATGAAATTAATGCCCTTCTCGTAGGGCGTGCTGTTACGGGAATCTCGGCATTCGTTTGA
- a CDS encoding SDR family NAD(P)-dependent oxidoreductase, with translation MDLINTAAIVTGGASGLGAAVVRALAGRGAQVYALDLPEAISDIPAGIDIHYLAVNVTNVDEVRSAVAKAAAGAPLRTVVNCAGILPTMRILGRKGVHDPDVFEKVIQVNLMGSFNVLTAAADAISKTQPDDHGQRGVVINTASIAAFEGQIGQVAYASSKAAIVGMTLPAARDLAQYGIRVNSIAPGIVETPMMATVSDEIRQTLAANVTFPQRLARPDEFAHLALSIIENDYINGETIRMDGALRMSPQ, from the coding sequence ATGGATCTCATAAATACAGCTGCCATTGTCACAGGCGGCGCCTCAGGACTCGGCGCGGCAGTGGTGCGCGCACTCGCGGGGCGCGGAGCACAGGTGTACGCTCTTGACCTTCCAGAAGCCATAAGTGATATCCCGGCTGGAATTGACATTCATTACCTCGCAGTCAACGTCACAAATGTTGATGAGGTCCGCTCGGCCGTAGCCAAGGCTGCAGCGGGAGCTCCTCTACGGACCGTCGTCAATTGTGCTGGTATTCTCCCCACGATGCGTATCCTGGGCCGAAAAGGGGTACACGATCCCGACGTCTTCGAGAAAGTCATCCAGGTCAATCTGATGGGCTCATTCAATGTCCTGACGGCTGCTGCTGACGCGATCTCCAAGACGCAGCCAGATGACCACGGACAACGCGGCGTTGTTATCAACACTGCCTCAATCGCTGCCTTCGAAGGACAAATCGGCCAGGTCGCCTATGCCTCCTCTAAGGCCGCCATTGTCGGTATGACGCTCCCCGCAGCGCGGGATCTGGCGCAATATGGCATTCGAGTCAACTCAATCGCACCCGGCATCGTCGAGACCCCCATGATGGCAACCGTCAGCGACGAGATTCGCCAGACCTTGGCTGCCAACGTCACCTTCCCGCAGCGGCTGGCCCGTCCCGACGAGTTCGCTCATCTTGCCCTCTCCATCATCGAAAACGACTACATCAACGGGGAAACAATCCGCATGGACGGTGCTCTGCGGATGTCACCCCAATAA
- a CDS encoding acetyl-CoA C-acetyltransferase, whose protein sequence is MSHNSLTQHLLPLPEDVVIVGGARTPQGKLNGQLAHLTAVELGAAAVGGALEKSGVRPDNVDAIIMGQVIQAGSGQNPARQTAALAGISPKVPAVTVNKVCLSGLTAVIDAARLIRAGEADVVVAGGQESMSRSPHLLLGARQGWPYGAGSMADSLVRDGLSDAQENVSMGVLADRGNQVHGIGRAEQDAMALASHQRAFKAASEGVFKDELVPIRIQQRKGPERVIDQDEQVRPETNLHALSLLNPAFEKDGSVTAGNASPLSDGAAALILTTRATAARLGCDILAVVGFPGQVAGPDNSLHSQPSRAINAALERAGWTPEELDFVEINEAFAAVAVQSLTELGIPLEACNIHGGAIALGHPIGASGARLALHASLELFRRGSGKAAVALCGGGGQGDALLLYRN, encoded by the coding sequence ATGTCCCACAACTCGTTGACCCAGCACCTGCTACCTCTCCCCGAGGACGTCGTCATCGTCGGTGGAGCCAGGACCCCGCAGGGCAAACTGAACGGCCAGCTAGCACATCTGACCGCTGTAGAACTCGGCGCCGCGGCCGTTGGTGGTGCCTTGGAAAAATCCGGCGTTCGCCCGGACAACGTAGACGCGATAATTATGGGACAAGTGATACAGGCGGGTTCAGGACAGAACCCCGCACGCCAAACGGCCGCATTGGCTGGCATCAGCCCCAAAGTACCAGCCGTGACCGTGAACAAGGTCTGTCTGTCAGGTCTGACAGCGGTCATCGACGCCGCACGCCTCATCAGAGCCGGCGAAGCGGATGTCGTAGTCGCAGGTGGGCAAGAGTCCATGAGCAGAAGCCCGCATCTCCTGCTGGGGGCCCGGCAAGGTTGGCCGTATGGCGCCGGTTCGATGGCAGATTCCTTGGTCCGTGACGGACTCAGCGACGCCCAGGAAAACGTCTCCATGGGAGTCTTGGCCGATCGCGGAAATCAGGTGCACGGCATCGGTCGAGCCGAGCAGGACGCAATGGCTCTGGCTTCGCATCAGAGAGCATTCAAAGCTGCGTCGGAGGGAGTTTTCAAGGACGAACTGGTTCCGATTCGCATCCAGCAGCGAAAAGGACCCGAACGGGTCATCGATCAGGACGAACAAGTCAGGCCAGAAACCAATCTTCACGCCCTCTCCCTTCTTAATCCGGCATTCGAGAAGGACGGCAGCGTCACCGCCGGCAACGCCTCACCACTGTCCGATGGAGCCGCTGCGTTGATCCTCACCACACGTGCCACCGCCGCGCGACTCGGTTGTGACATCCTTGCCGTCGTGGGGTTCCCCGGCCAGGTAGCCGGCCCGGACAATTCCCTGCACTCCCAGCCCTCAAGGGCAATCAATGCAGCCCTGGAAAGAGCTGGCTGGACACCTGAAGAACTCGACTTCGTTGAGATCAATGAAGCTTTCGCCGCGGTTGCAGTTCAGTCCCTGACGGAACTCGGCATTCCGCTGGAAGCATGCAACATCCATGGAGGAGCAATTGCCCTGGGACACCCCATTGGAGCTTCCGGAGCACGCCTGGCCCTCCATGCCTCTCTGGAGCTGTTTCGCCGAGGAAGCGGGAAAGCTGCGGTGGCGCTTTGCGGCGGCGGGGGACAGGGCGACGCGCTCCTGCTCTACAGAAACTGA
- a CDS encoding MFS transporter, whose translation MSSPDLAKPASSGRTTKPQSGRSSLAELSGRALFFLLILDLSYFINAMDRQVFAVLLPDIKATYGLTGGEAGIIATIFTLGMGLAGIPAGYLADRFGRKKIVLISLLMFSISCALQATAVGAADMALWRILSGVGEGMQVAALFAAVGAYFNRHRGFALGSISAAFGLGGFTGPLLGGAILSATGDWRSPLVIFGAVGIVILLLVLVLVPKSVTEIGRNEKAESISQSSAHGQRFLNRRVVCCLIVASAGGFSIYGYLGLYPTYLRESLGFTPTEAGLAASMFGIGALGALIGGILADRIDQRLLNVVGLLAIMILGTAIFAFSSPLPVQMVFSALLGAAFSGVLITNTSALLQRSVHANYLGRVSGLLIAAMYIPASASGYFVTFMQGNFGWQTAGIVQLTVIPIVALIAMGVMGKTSSPNLKVTSHV comes from the coding sequence ATGTCATCTCCCGACCTTGCTAAGCCCGCCTCATCAGGCCGGACGACCAAACCTCAAAGCGGTCGTTCAAGTCTTGCGGAACTGAGCGGCCGAGCACTTTTTTTCCTACTCATTCTGGACCTGTCCTATTTCATCAACGCAATGGACAGGCAAGTCTTCGCGGTACTTCTTCCTGATATCAAGGCAACCTATGGGCTTACCGGCGGTGAAGCTGGAATCATCGCCACAATCTTCACTCTGGGTATGGGGCTTGCTGGCATACCGGCCGGGTACCTTGCGGATCGATTCGGTCGCAAGAAGATCGTCCTTATTAGCCTCCTGATGTTTTCCATCAGTTGCGCATTGCAGGCTACTGCTGTCGGCGCAGCGGACATGGCGCTTTGGCGCATCCTCTCTGGCGTCGGTGAAGGCATGCAGGTCGCCGCGCTGTTTGCGGCGGTCGGCGCTTACTTCAACCGTCATCGTGGGTTCGCGCTTGGTTCCATCAGTGCGGCATTCGGTTTGGGCGGCTTCACGGGCCCGTTACTGGGCGGCGCCATCTTATCGGCGACCGGGGACTGGAGGTCTCCGCTGGTAATTTTTGGTGCTGTTGGAATCGTCATTCTGCTCTTGGTTCTCGTTCTTGTGCCGAAATCGGTGACTGAGATCGGTCGTAACGAGAAAGCCGAGTCGATCTCACAGTCGAGCGCACATGGTCAGCGCTTCCTGAACCGTCGCGTTGTGTGTTGCTTGATTGTTGCAAGCGCCGGTGGCTTTTCAATTTACGGGTACCTCGGCCTCTACCCCACTTATCTTCGTGAATCCCTAGGTTTCACACCCACAGAGGCCGGCCTGGCAGCGAGCATGTTCGGCATTGGCGCGCTTGGTGCCTTGATCGGCGGGATACTCGCCGATCGGATCGACCAACGACTCCTGAATGTAGTTGGCTTGCTCGCCATCATGATCCTTGGAACGGCAATCTTCGCCTTCTCTTCCCCTCTTCCGGTTCAGATGGTCTTCTCGGCACTTCTGGGTGCAGCCTTCAGCGGCGTGTTGATTACGAATACAAGCGCCCTGTTGCAGCGCTCCGTCCACGCTAATTATCTCGGACGTGTGAGTGGCCTGCTGATTGCGGCTATGTACATACCTGCTAGTGCTTCCGGTTATTTTGTAACGTTCATGCAGGGAAATTTCGGTTGGCAGACCGCAGGAATCGTCCAACTGACTGTCATTCCGATTGTTGCCCTAATCGCTATGGGCGTCATGGGGAAGACGTCCTCCCCTAATCTCAAGGTGACCTCCCACGTTTAG
- a CDS encoding molybdopterin-dependent oxidoreductase → MGIISSGFRGRRSENPALPPGQHETHDFPVLTAGPAPLIPVDEWEFFITTENGQRLSWSWNEFVGLPQEEVTQDIHCVTSWSKLGTAWRGVSVDTLFENVETTSDFATAHSFDGYTTNVPLWDLLGGKAWVAWEFDHEPLERAHGGPARLLVPHLYFWKSAKWIHGLELTGEDVPGFWESNGYHLHGNPWREERYS, encoded by the coding sequence ATGGGTATCATTTCTTCCGGTTTCCGCGGACGACGCTCCGAGAATCCTGCATTGCCTCCTGGCCAGCATGAAACGCACGACTTTCCCGTCCTCACCGCGGGACCCGCTCCGCTCATCCCCGTCGATGAATGGGAGTTCTTCATCACCACGGAGAATGGTCAGCGGCTCTCTTGGTCCTGGAATGAGTTCGTGGGCTTGCCGCAGGAAGAAGTCACGCAAGACATTCACTGCGTGACCAGCTGGTCAAAATTGGGAACAGCGTGGCGTGGAGTTTCAGTGGACACGCTCTTCGAAAACGTGGAAACCACCAGCGACTTCGCCACCGCCCATTCCTTCGACGGTTACACGACCAATGTTCCGCTATGGGATCTCCTGGGCGGCAAGGCCTGGGTGGCCTGGGAGTTCGATCACGAACCTCTTGAACGGGCGCATGGTGGTCCGGCGCGGCTCTTGGTGCCACATTTGTATTTCTGGAAGAGCGCCAAGTGGATTCATGGTTTGGAACTGACGGGGGAAGACGTTCCCGGTTTCTGGGAATCGAATGGATATCATCTGCACGGGAATCCATGGCGCGAGGAGCGGTACTCGTGA
- a CDS encoding ferredoxin reductase, with protein MDIICTGIHGARSGTREAFAVSSVWRVAEVVGGELENATARTIRLRVDGLMGYLAGQHIDVRLTADDGYTAIRSYSVASASADEHLEITVDELPDGEVSPYLVRDLAVGDRLEIRGPVGGWFVWRPSNEKRVQLIGGGSGVVPLMSMIRAHQASNNAAPFRLLYSLKSPDASLYRDELRRLDRESAKLMVDYVYTRSTPEGWPAAPARLNSESLLGKIFPTEENPDVFVCGQTVFVETVADWLVMAGYSPESIKTERFGGTGGIR; from the coding sequence ATGGATATCATCTGCACGGGAATCCATGGCGCGAGGAGCGGTACTCGTGAGGCCTTCGCTGTGAGTTCTGTATGGCGGGTCGCTGAAGTGGTCGGCGGGGAACTGGAAAACGCGACAGCCCGGACCATTAGGCTGCGCGTGGATGGTTTGATGGGATATCTGGCAGGCCAACACATTGACGTCCGCCTTACCGCAGACGACGGATATACAGCCATCCGGTCTTACTCGGTGGCATCCGCGAGCGCGGATGAGCATCTGGAAATAACCGTTGACGAACTGCCCGACGGCGAAGTGTCGCCTTACCTTGTCCGGGACCTGGCCGTCGGGGACCGGCTGGAAATCCGGGGACCAGTGGGCGGGTGGTTTGTCTGGCGGCCAAGTAATGAGAAACGGGTGCAGTTGATTGGGGGAGGGTCAGGTGTGGTGCCGCTGATGTCGATGATCCGCGCCCACCAGGCTTCCAATAACGCAGCCCCTTTCAGATTGCTCTATTCCCTCAAGTCTCCGGATGCTTCGCTATACCGTGACGAACTGCGCCGATTGGACCGGGAATCAGCCAAGTTAATGGTGGACTACGTCTATACGCGTTCGACGCCGGAGGGCTGGCCGGCCGCGCCAGCGCGCCTTAACTCGGAGAGTCTTTTGGGCAAGATCTTCCCAACAGAGGAGAACCCGGATGTTTTTGTTTGCGGCCAAACAGTCTTCGTGGAGACCGTTGCGGACTGGCTTGTAATGGCTGGCTATTCGCCGGAGTCGATAAAGACTGAACGGTTTGGCGGGACGGGAGGTATCCGGTGA
- a CDS encoding DUF6510 family protein: MNGTDDFAVPDSEDQDIAAGPHDPIPFVDGNAAAGALSELFRIDIIAALGRCRHCGSVRAFGEAVVFTDAPGIVVRCRDCKGVLLRLVETPTRYWLDLSGLSYLEIDREE; encoded by the coding sequence GTGAATGGCACCGACGATTTCGCTGTCCCTGACTCCGAAGACCAAGATATTGCAGCAGGACCCCATGACCCGATTCCGTTTGTGGACGGGAACGCCGCGGCCGGCGCCCTGTCGGAACTGTTCCGCATCGACATCATCGCGGCACTGGGACGCTGCAGGCATTGCGGCTCAGTCAGGGCTTTTGGCGAGGCCGTGGTCTTCACGGACGCGCCCGGTATTGTGGTCCGGTGTCGCGACTGCAAAGGTGTGCTGCTGCGATTGGTGGAGACACCAACCCGATATTGGCTGGATTTAAGCGGCCTCAGCTACTTGGAGATCGACCGCGAAGAGTAG
- a CDS encoding helix-turn-helix transcriptional regulator encodes MDNRAEVREFLISRRAQVSPEQVGLPAGTNRRVHGLRRSEVAALAGLSVEYYTRMERGAISGASPQVLESIARALRLDDAERAHLFDLAHAASPVARPPRRRSSKGYVPHKSLQWALDAVTAGPAFVRNGRMDLLAVNSLARAFYKDCYEMPGQPANIARFTFLDERAYDFYPDWDAFAEVTVSILRTEAGRDPHNKELHDLIGELGTRSEAFRKRWGAHNVRHHGTGFKTFNHPIVGEMTLAFEGLEMAAEPGLTLTIYTAEPGSPSAERMQLLASWAASEYGTAAQPRSEWTRTDS; translated from the coding sequence ATGGACAATCGAGCGGAAGTACGCGAATTCCTCATTTCGCGTCGCGCCCAGGTTTCTCCTGAGCAGGTTGGATTGCCGGCCGGGACCAACAGGCGCGTGCATGGTCTGCGCCGTAGTGAAGTGGCTGCCCTGGCTGGGCTGAGTGTGGAGTATTACACCCGTATGGAGCGCGGCGCGATCAGCGGAGCTTCTCCTCAGGTGCTGGAGAGCATCGCCCGGGCTTTGCGGTTGGACGACGCCGAGCGGGCGCACTTGTTCGACCTCGCCCACGCGGCCAGTCCGGTAGCCAGGCCGCCGCGGCGGCGGAGCTCGAAGGGCTATGTGCCGCACAAGAGCCTGCAGTGGGCGCTCGATGCGGTCACGGCCGGTCCCGCTTTTGTTCGCAATGGCCGGATGGACCTGCTGGCGGTCAATTCTTTGGCACGGGCGTTTTATAAGGATTGCTATGAAATGCCGGGTCAGCCGGCGAACATTGCCCGGTTCACTTTCCTGGACGAACGCGCTTACGACTTCTATCCGGATTGGGACGCCTTCGCTGAGGTCACTGTCTCCATCCTGCGTACCGAGGCGGGCCGGGACCCGCACAATAAGGAACTTCACGATCTCATTGGCGAACTCGGGACTCGGAGCGAGGCGTTCCGGAAGCGCTGGGGTGCCCACAACGTCCGGCATCACGGCACAGGCTTCAAGACGTTCAACCACCCCATTGTTGGGGAGATGACTTTGGCTTTCGAGGGCTTGGAGATGGCTGCGGAGCCTGGCCTGACCCTGACGATCTACACCGCAGAGCCAGGCTCGCCGTCGGCCGAGCGCATGCAACTGTTGGCTTCGTGGGCGGCCAGCGAGTACGGAACCGCCGCCCAGCCGAGGTCCGAATGGACACGGACGGACAGCTGA